A region of Kwoniella shivajii chromosome 11, complete sequence DNA encodes the following proteins:
- a CDS encoding ATP-dependent RNA helicase eIF4A, whose protein sequence is MSDAKPEAEGGLQMDGDLIESNWNQVVDNFDNMELKGDLLRGVYAYGFERPSAIQQRAIMPIITGRDCIAQAQSGTGKTATFSISILQRIDTTVKKTQALILAPTRELAQQIQKVVIALGDYLNVDCHACVGGTAVREDMAKLAEGPHVVVGTPGRVFDMINRGALKSDAVKMFCLDEADEMLSTGFKDSIYDIFQLLPAETQVVLLSATMPPEVLEVTKKFMRDPIRILVKKDELTLEGIRQFYIAVEKEEWKLDTLCDLYETVTITQAVIFCSTRRKVDWLTQKLHEREFTVSAMHGDMDQTQREVIMKEFRSGSSRVLIATDLLARGIDVQQVSLVINYDLPASKENYIHRIGRGGRFGRKGVAINFVTQDDVKMLREIETYYNTQVDEMPLNVADLI, encoded by the exons ATgtcaga CGCTAAACCCGAGGCCGAAGGTGGTCTTCAAATGGACGGAGATTTGATCGAATCCAACTGGAACCAAGTTGTTGACAA CTTCGACAACATGGAACTCAAGGGTGACCTTCTCCGAGGTGTATACGCTTACGGTTTCGAGAGACCTTCCGCCATTCAACAAAGAGCTATCATGCCCATCATCACCGGCCGAGACTGTAtcgctcaagctcaatccGGTACCGGAAAGACTGCcactttctccatctccattctCCAAAGA ATCGACACCACCGTCAAAAAGACTCAAGCTCTTATCCTTGCCCCTACCCGAGAGCTTGCTCAACAAATCCAAAAGGTTGTCATCGCCCTTGGTGACTACCTCAATGTCGACTGTCACGCTTGTGTCGGTGGTACTGCCGTCCGAGAGGACATGGCCAAGCTCGCTGAAGGTCCCCACGTTGTCGTCGGTACCCCCGGTCGAGTATTCGACATGATCAACCGAGGTGCTCTCAAATCCGATGCCGTCAAGATGTTCTGTCTCGACGAAGCCGATGAGATGCTTTCCACCGGATTCAAAGACTCCATTTACgacatcttccaacttctcCCCGCCGAGACTCAAGTAGTCCTCCTTTCCGCCACCATGCCCCCTGAGGTCTTGGAAGTTACCAAGAAATTCATGAGAGACCCCATCCGAATTCtcgtcaagaaggatgaactTACTCTTGAAGGTATTCGACAATTCTACATCGCCgttgagaaggaggagtGGAAACTTGACACTCTTTGTGATCTTTACGAGACCGTCACCATCACCCAAGCCGTTATCTTCTGTTCTACCCGAAGAAAGGTCGACTGGCTCACCCAAAAACTCCACGAGCGAGAATTCACCGTCTCCGCCATGCACGGTGACATGGACCAAACTCAACGAGAAGTCATCATGAAGGAGTTCCGATCTGGTTCTTCCCGAGTCTTAATTGCCACTGACTTGCTTGCTCGAGGTATCGATGTTCAACAAGTTTCTTTGGTTATCAAC TACGATCTCCCCGCCTCCAAGGAGAACTACATTCACAGAATCGGTCGAGGTGGTCGATTCGGACGAAAAGGTGTAGCCATCAACTTCGTTACTCAAGACGACGTTAAGATGCTCCGAGAAATTGAGACCTACTACAACACCCAAGTTGATGAGATGCCTCTCAACGTTGCCGACCTCATTTAA